From a single Wolbachia endosymbiont of Oedothorax gibbosus genomic region:
- the rplJ gene encoding 50S ribosomal protein L10 has product MKRENKDEFIQNIANVFVNNDFLILVNFKSINASDSLTLRNRLKSIAGGVLVVKNTLARLALERTGRFSYLSDSFSGPVAIIYSSGIVEAAKLIVDFANINKEKMSVICAAHSNQLLTTEDVDKLAKLPSLEELRIKIMRLISYNIPARLALSINASSMRLMRALDYYSSKK; this is encoded by the coding sequence GTGAAGCGTGAAAATAAGGATGAGTTTATACAAAATATAGCCAATGTGTTTGTAAATAATGATTTCTTGATATTGGTAAATTTTAAATCTATAAATGCCAGTGATTCATTAACTCTGAGGAATAGGTTAAAGTCTATAGCTGGTGGAGTTTTGGTAGTAAAAAACACTTTAGCTCGCTTGGCTTTGGAAAGAACTGGTAGGTTTTCTTATTTATCAGATAGTTTTTCTGGCCCTGTTGCTATTATATACTCTAGCGGCATAGTAGAAGCTGCAAAGTTAATAGTTGATTTTGCTAATATTAACAAAGAAAAGATGTCTGTGATTTGCGCGGCTCATTCAAATCAATTGCTCACAACAGAGGATGTTGATAAGTTGGCTAAGTTGCCTTCTCTGGAGGAGCTCCGTATTAAAATTATGCGTTTAATATCTTATAATATTCCTGCTCGATTGGCGTTGTCTATTAATGCATCTTCTATGAGGCTTATGAGAGCGTTGGATTATTATAGTTCTAAAAAATAA
- the rplL gene encoding 50S ribosomal protein L7/L12 gives MSNVTSDLVDKILSLNLLEASELVKVLEEKIGLPAGSFLGGAVGAGAPVDGNVAAPAAQEKAEYKVVIKEIDASKKIGVIKAVREVNSTLGLKEAKELVESLPKDLTANVPKDEAEKIKQKLIEAGATKVELE, from the coding sequence ATGAGTAATGTAACAAGTGATTTGGTTGATAAAATATTATCTTTAAACCTATTAGAGGCTTCTGAACTTGTAAAAGTTCTAGAAGAGAAAATAGGGTTGCCTGCTGGTTCTTTTCTTGGCGGAGCTGTTGGCGCTGGGGCGCCAGTTGATGGTAATGTTGCTGCTCCTGCTGCTCAAGAAAAAGCTGAGTATAAAGTTGTGATTAAAGAAATTGATGCGAGTAAAAAAATAGGAGTCATTAAAGCTGTGAGAGAAGTTAATTCTACATTGGGTTTAAAAGAAGCAAAAGAGTTGGTTGAATCTTTACCTAAAGATTTGACTGCTAATGTTCCTAAAGACGAAGCAGAAAAAATAAAGCAAAAACTTATTGAAGCAGGAGCAACTAAAGTGGAGCTTGAATAA
- a CDS encoding 50S ribosomal protein L11 — protein sequence MSVIVAKINLLMEAGKAIPGPKIASVLGPRGIPVPKFCEAFNKVTSTANANYKVGDLVTVRISIKDDRSHDFTVSGPPVAYLLKQETKLSKGSGNPGKELVAKLPMSAIIKVAKCKMVDMKVDNEDSAVKMVLGTAKSMGIEVVEG from the coding sequence ATGAGTGTTATAGTTGCTAAGATTAACTTACTTATGGAAGCTGGGAAAGCAATTCCAGGACCGAAAATTGCTTCAGTACTTGGTCCACGTGGTATACCTGTTCCTAAGTTTTGTGAAGCTTTTAATAAAGTTACTAGCACTGCTAACGCTAATTATAAAGTAGGCGATTTAGTAACAGTGCGAATTTCCATAAAGGATGATCGCTCTCATGATTTTACTGTTAGCGGTCCGCCTGTGGCTTATTTACTTAAGCAGGAGACTAAATTAAGTAAAGGTTCTGGTAATCCTGGTAAAGAATTAGTGGCTAAATTACCTATGTCTGCTATAATTAAAGTGGCAAAGTGCAAGATGGTTGATATGAAAGTGGATAATGAAGATTCAGCAGTGAAAATGGTTTTAGGTACTGCTAAATCTATGGGTATAGAAGTTGTGGAAGGTTAG
- the rplA gene encoding 50S ribosomal protein L1 gives MNTYNDNPKQCLKKIVESASAKFNESVDIAVNLGVDSRKSEEQVRGTVVLPKGIGKNIKVAVFAQDKHLLEAEKAGADIAGGEDLVEEIKKGRKLDVDWCITTPDFMAKITPIAKVLGAKGLMPNPKFGTVTSNIAEAIKTIKSGQVKFRTDKNGVIHGKLGNIKFDVDDLLENLKAFLKVIKDNKPISAKGIYFKGVFLNSTMGKAYKLSKVEDII, from the coding sequence ATGAATACATATAATGATAATCCTAAGCAGTGTTTGAAGAAGATTGTTGAGTCTGCTTCAGCAAAATTTAATGAATCAGTTGATATTGCAGTCAATTTAGGCGTAGATTCACGTAAATCTGAAGAGCAGGTGCGTGGTACAGTAGTTTTGCCTAAAGGTATCGGGAAGAATATTAAAGTAGCTGTTTTCGCTCAAGATAAACATTTATTAGAAGCTGAAAAAGCTGGTGCTGATATTGCAGGAGGAGAGGATTTAGTTGAAGAAATAAAAAAAGGTAGAAAATTAGATGTTGATTGGTGCATTACTACTCCTGATTTTATGGCAAAAATCACTCCTATTGCAAAAGTATTGGGTGCTAAAGGGCTGATGCCTAACCCTAAATTTGGTACTGTGACTTCTAACATTGCAGAAGCTATTAAAACCATTAAGTCTGGTCAGGTAAAATTTAGAACAGATAAAAATGGTGTTATTCATGGTAAATTAGGAAATATTAAATTTGATGTTGATGACTTGCTAGAAAATTTAAAAGCCTTTCTTAAAGTAATTAAAGATAATAAACCTATTTCTGCGAAAGGAATTTACTTTAAGGGTGTTTTTTTAAATTCAACTATGGGTAAAGCTTATAAATTAAGCAAAGTAGAAGATATAATTTAG